In the Nitrospirota bacterium genome, one interval contains:
- a CDS encoding acyl-homoserine-lactone synthase, which translates to MRGVKDIEFSENGFTVKTLYGEQLAQSYRLRHKVFAESLKWVPETDDREEIDLYDLWGTTLGLVRDDGAVVGMARLIPSSG; encoded by the coding sequence ATGCGTGGAGTAAAAGATATTGAGTTCAGCGAAAACGGCTTTACGGTAAAGACGTTATATGGGGAGCAGCTTGCCCAATCGTATCGGCTGCGACATAAAGTATTTGCTGAGTCGCTGAAGTGGGTTCCTGAGACGGATGATAGAGAGGAGATAGATTTATACGACTTGTGGGGGACAACCCTTGGTCTGGTCAGAGATGATGGGGCGGTAGTTGGGATGGCTCGACTCATTCCCTCTTCCGGG